ATGTGACTCGATTTTATCCCATTGGTGGGATTTTACCCAATAATAAATGTCATCTTGTGCAGATAGGGAAGGGATGGCCAAATAAACCAAAAGAATTCTACTTGCTACCCAAAAAAACCTCATGCATACTTCCTATAATTACGAATTTTAGAGGGAAAGGGCACCCTCCTTATGAGCCGAAACATCGAAACACAATTACCTTGGCCTGAAATCCGACTTCATTTTACAAAGCAGACGGAAGAAAAACCATCCTCTTCCACGGAAACAAACGAGCCGACAGCCGTTTCCACCCTTGCTCCGGTTCCATTGGATGCCTTCTGGAAGAGTTTACGCTCTTCTTTCCAAGGTAAATACAATCGTTATATTAACTACATACAATATTTATCGACCGATTTTTCGGGAGGTTTTAAAGTTTGTTCCTTTCTGACTCAAAATCGTACAGAGAATACATTTCACTTCCCGTTTTCTCCTCCAGGCCCTCCGATTTCTCTGGAAATGCGAAATATGATCTGGCTCGTTTGCAAAAGAAAAGAGTGGGAGGAAGTGGAAAGGGAAGATTGGGAACTACTTGGGATTAGTTTTCTTTTGACAGGAGACATTACCGATTTCAAAGCCTGGGTGGAAATGACCAAAAAGGAATTCGGGCTGTCTGAAGATTGTAAACGTTTTTTGACTCTTCTCGGTTGGGAAGAACACGAACCCGAAGAAGACGATTCCATTTTACAATCACTGATTTGGTATTCCCGGGGCAATTACGAATCGGTTAATTACAAGCTGATCGCAAATTCGGTTTTAAAAGAAGGATATTGGCAACTATCAGGTGTTTTGCTGGATTCGATAGCGAAACTTGCCTGGAAGGGAGAGGATACTCTCAAATTTCTTCAGTTTTTATCCGGGTTTTATCCGGAGTGGAAGGATTGGGAAAAAACAAAATTCAAATCAATCGTTCTCGGAAAAGTCCCCGCATTCGTTTTGGTTCGTTATGCGAAGAAATTACTTTCGAAAAACGAATTTTCTTTTTATTTGGATGATATAAAGAAAATATTTCGGGGAGACTGGGAAGAGGAAGAAATCGAATTCGGATACAATGTCGGTTTTCCTTTCGATCCGTTTCTCGTAACTCTTCTTCGTTTTGATAAAGAAGGGGACCGTTTTGAAAAAGCGATTCAAACGGAAATTTCCCAATTTCCTTATTCATATTTTTCCAATTTGCAAGTGGCACTCATCCGGTATCGAAAAGGAGATTTTGATTCCTTTTTGGATTTTTACGAGAAAGGGGGACGACTTCGTTTTTTACCCATTCCTCTTTATTTATATGCCAGAGCCTTACAGAGAAAAGGGGAAATCGAACTTGCAGGTTCCATTCTTTCCACATTGGAAGAAATGGGAAAAACCCCCGTATTTCCTGATGAAATGAGTGATATCTAAATGCCGTTAACGCAAGAACAGATATTAGAGCTTACCAAATTGCAGAAGATGTTGCGCCATTTGGAAAAGATCGAAAGAAATGCAAAAAATGACACCCAAAAAGAAAGAGTGGCATTTGATATAGAAAGGTATCGCCGAAGAGTTCAGGAAGTGTCTCCCGAGGGAGTTCCTGAAAACCTGGATCAGGCGATGCAGAACGTAAAAGCGCGCGCTGAAAATCCTGGAACCAAACACAAAGTCATCTCACAATACCCGGTCATGAAAATTACACCTAATGCGAATGATACGGAGATCAATCAGATCGGCACTCTGGTAAATATAATGGATTTGGAATACATTCCGGTTGTAGGAGATGCGCATATCAAGTTTGATTATTCTCATGCTACGGAAAGGGATTCCGTTTTGAAATATATGGAAAATCTTCGCAGAAATATGAAGATTCTGATCGAAACCATCGAAGAATACGCCGCAGCCGACAAACAGGAGTTTCGCGAACAGCTTTCCCGTATGAAAAACAAACAGTCCAGGATCTTTATCGCGGAATCCTACGAGACCTTTGTGAAATTCCAGGAATTCCTTCATTCTGTAAATGATGAAATCAAAGAAGGGAATAATGTGATTATGAACATGGAGGAACCGATTAAATTCAACCCCAGGTTTGAAAAAGCGACCATGTTGGAAGGGCGTTCCATTATGGAGGCACTTCGGGAATTCCAACAATTTGTGGATGAATCCGTAGATTTGATCAAACTCCCGTCTTTTAGAAGCTAAAAAAACCTTTTCTTCCGGGGCATCTTCTCCCAAACTGGGAAAAACTCAAACTTTAGGGACCATAAGAAGCATGGCTTTAGTGAAAAACCAAACAGAAGTAACCAACTCAACAATCGGAGAAAACTCCTACTTCAATGGTAAATTCTTTATCAACGGTTCCCTCAAAATCGATGGAAAATTTGAAGGTAAATCGCTCCAAGCGGAACACCTTTACATCGGTGTTACGGGCAAGGTGAAAACAAACATCACTGCGGCAAGCGTGATAGTAGAAGGTATCGTTGTTGGAAATGTGACAGCTAGAAACAGGGTGATGCTTTTACCTACTTCTAAAATCTTAGGAGATATCAAAACTCCCGAGCTTATCATCCAAAACGGGGTGATCCTAGAAGGCCGTTGTATGATTTCCAAT
The nucleotide sequence above comes from Leptospira kobayashii. Encoded proteins:
- a CDS encoding bactofilin family protein codes for the protein MALVKNQTEVTNSTIGENSYFNGKFFINGSLKIDGKFEGKSLQAEHLYIGVTGKVKTNITAASVIVEGIVVGNVTARNRVMLLPTSKILGDIKTPELIIQNGVILEGRCMISNDLKHSAKDLIELEYSKDSLSVEKIFGKQPNTKE
- a CDS encoding LBF_1011 family protein; protein product: MSRNIETQLPWPEIRLHFTKQTEEKPSSSTETNEPTAVSTLAPVPLDAFWKSLRSSFQGKYNRYINYIQYLSTDFSGGFKVCSFLTQNRTENTFHFPFSPPGPPISLEMRNMIWLVCKRKEWEEVEREDWELLGISFLLTGDITDFKAWVEMTKKEFGLSEDCKRFLTLLGWEEHEPEEDDSILQSLIWYSRGNYESVNYKLIANSVLKEGYWQLSGVLLDSIAKLAWKGEDTLKFLQFLSGFYPEWKDWEKTKFKSIVLGKVPAFVLVRYAKKLLSKNEFSFYLDDIKKIFRGDWEEEEIEFGYNVGFPFDPFLVTLLRFDKEGDRFEKAIQTEISQFPYSYFSNLQVALIRYRKGDFDSFLDFYEKGGRLRFLPIPLYLYARALQRKGEIELAGSILSTLEEMGKTPVFPDEMSDI